The region CCTGCTCTTGACGGCCGCGCCGACCCCGGCGAGATCGTGTGGACCTGGGTGGTCTACGAGGACGACCCCAACAGGGGCAAGGACCGGCCGGTGCTGGTCGTCGGCCGCGACCGCAGCATCCTGCTCGGCTTGATGCTGTCGAGTCAGGATCACCACCGCGACGACCCCAACTGGGTCGGCATCGGCACCGGCAGCTGGGACTACGAGGGGCGGGCCAGCTGGGTCCGGCTGGACCGCGTGCTCGACGTGCCCGAGGAGGGCATCCGGCGTGAGGGTGCGATCCTCGACCGCCGCACCTTCGACCTCGTGGCCGCCCGCCTGCGCGCCGAATACAGCTGGAGTTGACCCCTCAGCCGGCGACCACGGCCCACACGACGCCGGCACCCAACCCTGCGACCACGCTCAGCCCGGCAGCCACCACCGCCGTGCCGGCCGACCATCGCGCCGCGGCCGGCACCTCGTGCCCTTCGCGCGCCCGCCGGAAACACGGGATGATCCAGCGCAGGTAGTAGAAGAGACTGGCGAGCGTGTTGACGAACAGCGCGATCGCCACCCATGCCGCACCGCCGTCCCAGGCC is a window of Mycolicibacterium chubuense NBB4 DNA encoding:
- a CDS encoding type II toxin-antitoxin system PemK/MazF family toxin, coding for MASSSSPLRTFQRLVFSEAPRFVRQLQRSETLQRGLAQGIRFGLDVIAGSQEAPARALPPGRPISSNFVPTAHRARRVSYSPALDGRADPGEIVWTWVVYEDDPNRGKDRPVLVVGRDRSILLGLMLSSQDHHRDDPNWVGIGTGSWDYEGRASWVRLDRVLDVPEEGIRREGAILDRRTFDLVAARLRAEYSWS